A portion of the Anopheles marshallii chromosome X unlocalized genomic scaffold, idAnoMarsDA_429_01 X_unloc_1, whole genome shotgun sequence genome contains these proteins:
- the LOC128716756 gene encoding uncharacterized protein LOC128716756 produces the protein MSTNRLLRPRLGSTETRPPVGAKPMVVLTKLAEEQTTATSGAARTSSVGTIPAAATVVPMERLIERLEDQLALLRVQLMEQAEQFRKDLAALQEGHRQEVLYLREENRKEREMVSGLLAQLQQLQQQQQQERAGAVTATVVPSPDQEGGSWAEVVRRKPARQQPTQQQQQQPKKTRKRPDVIKVTPAEGVSYLDLYKLVRTSEQLAEEQKQIGVGKRTPKDTLKLPLSRDVDSAKLCQRIRAVIGDKGAAIVRTEMAQVLVTNIDSLANEDQLRQAMLTALGKQHMEAAIDMWERRDGTNRARVTLPRSDAEHLAGKRLLLGHTSCWVWEVPKASLAEKRCFRCLERGHFAGQCSGEDRSKTCIRCGAEGHKAATCIGQVRCIKCGGPHPIASAQCKDLAQR, from the exons ATGTCGACCAATCGACTCCTGCGCCCGAGGTTGGGATCGACCGAAACCAGACCTCCGGTGGGTGCGAAGCCAATGGTAGTGCTTACCAAATTGGCGGAAGAGCAGACCACAGCCACGAGTGGTGCTGCTCGTACAAGCAGTGTCGGCACGATTCCTGCAGCAGCGACGGTAGTGCCGATGGAGCGACTGATTGAGCGTCTGGAGGACCAACTGGCCCTCCTCAGAGTTCAGTTGATGGAGCAAGCGGAGCAGTTCCGCAAGGATTTAGCGGCGCTGCAAGAGGGCCATCGCCAGGAGGTCCTTTACTTGCGGGAGGAGAACCGCAAGGAGCGGGAGATGGTCTCCGGGTTACTGGCACAGTTG cagcagctgcaacagcagcagcagcaggagcgaGCAGGTGCGGTGACGGCTACGGTGGTGCCGTCTCCGGAccaggaaggcggctcctgggccgaGGTGGTGCGCCGTAAGCCGGCACGCCAACAGCCgactcagcagcaacagcagcaac CTAAGAAGACACGCAAGCGGCCTGACGTGATTAAGGTGACGCCAGCGGAGGGCGTCAGCTACTTGGACCTTTATAAATTGGTACGTACAAGCGAGCAACTCGCTgaggagcaaaaacaaattggcGTAGGTAAGCGCACGCCGAAAGACACCCTGAAGCTGCCGCTAAGCCGCGACGTGGATAGCGCGAAATTGTGCCAACGAATCCGAGCTGTCATCGGTGACAAGGGGGCAGCGATCGTTCGCACTGAAATGGCCCAGGTCCTGGTCACTAATATCGACTCCCTGGCGAATGAGGATCAGCTTCGTCAGGCAATGCTGACGGCGCTGGGTAAGCAGCATATGGAGGCCGCCATCGACATGTGGGAGCGAAGAGATGGAACGAATCGTGCCCGCGTCACGTTGCCTCGGTCGGACGCGGAGCATCTGGCCGGGAAGCGTCTACTCCTGGGTCACACCTCGTGTTGGGTGTGGGAGGTGCCGAAAGCGTCGCTGGCGGAGAAGCGGTGCTTTCGTTGCCTGGAGCGTGGCCACTTCGCTGGGCAATGCTCGGGGGAGGACCGCAGTAAGACCTGCATCCGGTGTGGCGCGGAAGGCCACAAGGCTGCAACTTGCATCGGGCAAGTTCGATGCATCAAGTGTGGCGGCCCGCACCCGATTGCCTCCGCCCAGTGCAAAGATTTGGCCCAGCGATGA